From Halomicrobium salinisoli, the proteins below share one genomic window:
- a CDS encoding glycosyltransferase family 2 protein gives MTGVSVVIPTLGRRDRLQRAIESVEAQTERPESIVVVDGSDDRTVESLVADLDVPFDTTYVHQTGDGGLSGARNLGIEVGDSDLVAFLDDDDQWFPEKLERQVAAYERTGRGLIFCGIKNVRPDGSVTNVRRAESVPDDRSILTGNSIGSPSAVLARRSDVEAVDGFDEGLPTQEDWDFYIRMLQRTEAAAVPDPLVLKEYNPEGMSRNVEHSERDLFRVYRKHREKYDAETERDFMGNYHFTLGRRYAKSGDLNRGRAHLLRSLRHRPKPKTLLYLAVTCLGETGYDFVRRWYAGRS, from the coding sequence GTGACTGGCGTAAGCGTCGTTATCCCGACTCTCGGTCGCCGAGACCGCCTCCAGCGGGCCATCGAGAGCGTGGAAGCGCAGACTGAACGCCCGGAGTCGATCGTAGTAGTCGATGGTTCCGACGATCGGACGGTCGAGTCGCTGGTGGCTGATCTGGACGTCCCGTTCGACACTACCTACGTGCACCAGACCGGAGACGGGGGACTCTCCGGGGCGCGGAACCTGGGTATCGAAGTCGGAGACTCCGATCTCGTCGCCTTCCTCGACGACGACGATCAGTGGTTCCCGGAGAAACTCGAACGACAGGTCGCCGCGTACGAACGGACCGGACGTGGGCTGATCTTCTGCGGGATCAAGAACGTCCGGCCCGACGGTTCGGTCACCAACGTTCGCCGAGCGGAGTCAGTGCCCGACGACCGGAGCATCCTCACCGGGAACAGCATCGGATCTCCGTCGGCCGTGCTCGCTCGGCGCTCAGACGTCGAGGCCGTCGACGGCTTCGACGAGGGACTCCCGACGCAAGAGGACTGGGACTTCTACATCCGGATGCTCCAGCGGACCGAGGCGGCGGCGGTACCCGATCCGCTGGTGCTGAAAGAGTACAACCCAGAGGGGATGTCACGCAACGTGGAACACTCTGAGCGGGACCTCTTTCGGGTCTATCGGAAGCACCGTGAGAAGTACGACGCCGAAACGGAGCGCGATTTCATGGGGAACTATCACTTCACCCTCGGGCGGCGCTACGCGAAAAGCGGCGACCTGAACCGGGGCAGAGCGCACCTGTTGCGGTCTCTGCGCCACCGGCCGAAGCCAAAGACGCTGCTTTACCTGGCCGTGACCTGTTTGGGGGAAACCGGGTACGATTTCGTCAGGCGCTGGTACGCGGGCCGGTCGTAA
- a CDS encoding carbamoyltransferase, which produces MTTYELAIKPMGPLYGHHDQSAVLFEDGDVVFGVEEERFTREKHALETFPKESVKACLEHAQIEMGDLDRVLVPFEPSLMYERIWPLSKRYLFYAPELDNLHRIWNVKNILKSQVRAQLIPTRRIEGRLSEIGTPVPPIETKRHHACHAASAFYPTDFDEALVLTIDGRGENDATVVWRADQSGLERLRTYDYPNSLGLLYGIVTAYLGFYIQNGEGKVMGLAPYGRPNEDIESSLRSQIETGLEYDVTEITDGLVYRGTKRLEELFGRPRRLASHEQQFALEESDRTLYDQDGPSVDAQIEDKGPSEFDQWEKDLAFVTQQLLEETVVDIIEHYADRLGISNVCLAGGVALNCKMNKRVMESEYVDDVFVQPVANDAGVPIGAGYLDQDPSDVSPQTTVYWGPDYQSDEIEECLEERKISYEQPDDLERAVAERIADGDLVGWFQGRMEMGPRALGNRSILADPRTAESRDRVNEYVKHREGWRPFAPSMLEEAVDEYLVDGKPAPFMIKTFDVDPERKDEIEAVVHPADDTTRPQTVNEDQNPRYYRLLSEFEDITGVPVLLNTSFNDHAEPIVNTPTEAIKDFYGMGLDVLVLNDYLVEKQ; this is translated from the coding sequence ATGACAACATACGAACTCGCGATCAAGCCGATGGGGCCGCTGTACGGCCATCACGATCAGAGTGCCGTCCTCTTCGAGGACGGCGATGTCGTGTTCGGTGTCGAGGAAGAGCGCTTCACTCGCGAGAAACACGCTCTCGAAACGTTCCCGAAAGAGAGCGTCAAGGCCTGTCTCGAGCACGCCCAGATAGAGATGGGAGACCTCGACCGCGTGTTGGTCCCGTTCGAACCCTCCCTGATGTACGAGCGGATCTGGCCGCTCTCCAAGCGTTATCTCTTCTACGCTCCCGAACTCGACAACCTGCATCGTATCTGGAACGTGAAGAACATTCTCAAGTCACAGGTTCGGGCCCAATTGATTCCGACACGGCGTATCGAGGGGCGATTGAGCGAGATCGGAACGCCGGTTCCGCCGATCGAAACCAAACGTCACCACGCGTGCCACGCCGCTAGCGCGTTCTATCCCACGGACTTCGACGAGGCGCTGGTGCTCACGATCGACGGTCGCGGCGAGAACGACGCGACGGTCGTCTGGCGAGCGGACCAGTCGGGATTAGAGCGGCTTCGGACCTACGACTACCCGAACAGCCTGGGGCTCCTCTACGGTATCGTAACCGCCTACCTCGGCTTCTACATCCAGAACGGCGAAGGGAAGGTGATGGGTCTGGCGCCCTACGGACGGCCCAACGAGGACATCGAATCGAGTCTCCGCTCGCAGATCGAGACGGGACTCGAGTACGACGTTACCGAAATCACCGACGGGCTGGTGTACAGGGGGACCAAACGGCTGGAGGAGTTGTTCGGTCGCCCCCGCCGTCTGGCGAGCCACGAACAGCAGTTCGCTCTCGAGGAGAGCGACCGAACGCTGTACGATCAGGACGGCCCCTCGGTCGACGCACAAATCGAGGACAAGGGACCGTCGGAATTCGACCAGTGGGAGAAGGATCTGGCGTTCGTTACCCAGCAACTGCTCGAGGAGACGGTCGTCGACATCATCGAGCACTACGCCGACAGACTGGGCATCTCGAACGTCTGTCTCGCCGGCGGCGTCGCACTGAACTGTAAGATGAACAAGCGGGTGATGGAGTCGGAGTACGTCGACGACGTCTTCGTCCAGCCGGTGGCGAACGACGCCGGCGTCCCGATCGGTGCGGGCTATCTCGACCAGGACCCGAGCGACGTGTCTCCCCAGACGACTGTCTACTGGGGACCGGACTATCAGAGCGACGAGATAGAGGAGTGCCTCGAAGAGCGAAAGATCTCCTACGAGCAGCCGGACGATCTGGAGCGAGCGGTGGCCGAGCGAATCGCCGACGGGGACCTCGTCGGTTGGTTCCAGGGTCGGATGGAGATGGGGCCGCGCGCGCTGGGGAACAGGAGTATCCTTGCTGACCCCCGAACCGCTGAATCGAGGGACCGAGTGAACGAGTACGTCAAGCACCGGGAAGGCTGGCGTCCGTTCGCGCCGTCGATGCTCGAGGAAGCGGTCGACGAGTACCTGGTCGACGGAAAACCTGCGCCGTTTATGATAAAGACCTTCGACGTCGATCCGGAGCGGAAAGACGAGATAGAGGCGGTCGTCCATCCCGCCGACGACACGACCCGACCACAGACAGTCAACGAAGATCAGAATCCCAGATACTACCGCCTGCTCTCGGAGTTCGAGGATATCACGGGCGTGCCAGTCCTCCTCAACACGTCCTTCAACGACCACGCCGAACCGATAGTGAACACCCCGACCGAGGCTATCAAGGACTTCTACGGGATGGGGCTCGACGTCCTGGTCCTGAACGACTATCTCGTCGAGAAACAGTGA
- the neuC gene encoding UDP-N-acetylglucosamine 2-epimerase, producing the protein MSTRTVAVVTGTRAEYGLLATVMDSIEARDDLALEVVATGTHLSPQHGHTVDEIEADGFEVAHRVNLLLDSDSRTAMAKSLGIGVSSFADGFDLLDPDIVLVLGDRYEAFAAGVAAAHMNIPVAHIHGGDVMQGAVIDDSIRHALTKFAHLHFPASELSADRIEQLGEEPWRITVAGAPGLDAVLAEKYRDPETVAEQHDLTDDVPLGLVVQHPLTTQPKEAGRQMRKTLDALADVDLQGVLVYPNADAGSKRMIEEIESTTLDRFRVFKNLPRDEFLGLMAAADVMAGNSSSGIIEAPSFGLPVVDIGPRQEGRERADNVVSVPHETDEIREAIERCLTDRDTIERAASCENPYDYGGAGDRIARRLAEVDLSYDLLRKRAVF; encoded by the coding sequence ATGTCGACACGAACCGTTGCCGTCGTGACCGGAACGCGGGCGGAGTACGGCCTGCTCGCAACGGTGATGGATTCCATCGAGGCACGGGACGACCTCGCGCTCGAAGTCGTCGCGACCGGGACGCATCTCTCCCCACAGCACGGACACACCGTCGACGAAATAGAGGCCGACGGGTTCGAAGTCGCCCACAGGGTCAATCTCCTCCTGGACAGCGACTCGCGGACGGCGATGGCGAAGTCCCTCGGTATCGGTGTCTCCAGTTTCGCGGACGGATTCGATCTGCTCGACCCCGACATTGTCCTGGTGTTGGGTGATCGGTACGAGGCGTTCGCTGCCGGTGTCGCTGCCGCGCACATGAATATCCCCGTCGCACACATCCACGGCGGCGACGTGATGCAAGGCGCAGTGATCGACGACAGCATCAGACACGCGTTGACGAAGTTCGCGCACCTGCACTTCCCCGCATCGGAGTTGAGTGCTGACCGGATCGAACAGCTCGGGGAGGAGCCGTGGCGGATCACTGTTGCCGGAGCTCCGGGACTCGATGCGGTCCTCGCCGAGAAATATCGCGACCCCGAGACTGTCGCAGAACAGCACGACCTGACCGATGACGTTCCCCTCGGACTCGTCGTCCAACATCCCTTGACGACACAGCCGAAAGAGGCCGGTAGACAGATGCGAAAGACACTCGATGCGCTCGCTGACGTGGACCTACAGGGAGTCCTGGTCTATCCGAACGCCGACGCGGGAAGCAAGCGGATGATCGAAGAGATAGAGTCGACTACCCTCGACCGGTTCCGTGTGTTCAAGAATCTACCGAGAGACGAGTTCTTGGGGCTGATGGCCGCAGCTGACGTGATGGCCGGGAACTCCAGCAGTGGCATCATCGAAGCCCCGTCGTTCGGACTCCCCGTAGTCGACATCGGTCCGCGCCAGGAGGGTCGCGAACGGGCTGATAACGTCGTCTCCGTCCCGCACGAAACCGACGAGATTCGCGAAGCCATCGAGCGATGCCTGACCGACCGGGACACCATCGAACGCGCCGCCTCTTGTGAGAACCCGTACGATTACGGCGGTGCGGGCGACCGTATCGCTCGTCGTCTCGCCGAGGTGGATCTCTCGTACGATCTCCTCCGAAAGCGAGCAGTTTTCTAG
- the neuB gene encoding N-acetylneuraminate synthase has translation MRIDGTPISDRSVYFIAEAGVNHNGDLQTARRLIDAAVESGADAVKFQSYVAEELVASDAPKAEYQDEAVEEKSQLEMLREYELSRDEQRDLISYCDEVGITFLSTPFDRESAAFLDECDVDAIKIGSGELNNYPLLETVAAMDRPAIVSTGMATMSEVVDAYEIFAEAGTDDQLVMLHCTSSYPASIEHVNLRSMRAMDDALPIPIGYSDHTQAVETPALAVAAGATVIEKHLTLDRSMEGPDHQASMEPDDLSESISLARTAAVARGRPDKRVTPPEEEIKFVARKGLYAREPVEAGQTFTREDVAIKRPARGLPPTEYETVLGSRAATTLERDDPITESAVDSPESE, from the coding sequence ATGCGAATCGACGGGACGCCGATATCCGACCGGTCGGTGTATTTCATCGCTGAAGCCGGCGTCAACCACAACGGTGACCTGCAGACCGCTCGCCGGCTGATCGACGCTGCCGTAGAGAGTGGAGCAGACGCGGTGAAATTTCAGTCCTACGTTGCAGAGGAACTCGTCGCATCCGACGCCCCGAAAGCCGAATATCAGGACGAGGCCGTCGAGGAAAAGTCCCAGCTCGAGATGCTCCGCGAATACGAGTTGAGCCGCGATGAGCAGCGTGACCTCATATCTTACTGCGACGAGGTCGGCATCACGTTCCTCTCGACTCCGTTCGATAGAGAGAGCGCGGCGTTTCTGGACGAGTGTGACGTCGATGCGATCAAAATCGGCTCCGGCGAGTTGAACAACTACCCGCTGTTAGAAACCGTCGCCGCGATGGACCGCCCCGCCATCGTCAGTACGGGGATGGCAACTATGTCCGAAGTAGTCGACGCCTACGAGATCTTCGCCGAGGCCGGGACAGACGATCAACTCGTCATGCTCCACTGCACGTCGTCGTACCCCGCCTCCATAGAGCACGTGAACCTGCGGTCGATGCGGGCGATGGACGACGCTCTCCCGATTCCGATCGGGTACTCCGATCACACGCAAGCCGTCGAAACACCGGCGCTCGCGGTAGCCGCCGGTGCGACAGTGATCGAGAAGCATCTCACGCTGGACCGATCTATGGAGGGACCCGACCACCAGGCCTCGATGGAACCCGACGATCTTTCCGAGTCTATTTCTCTCGCGAGGACGGCAGCGGTCGCCCGTGGCCGTCCGGACAAACGGGTTACGCCTCCGGAAGAAGAGATCAAATTTGTCGCGCGAAAGGGGCTGTACGCCCGTGAACCCGTCGAGGCGGGGCAGACTTTCACCCGGGAAGACGTCGCTATCAAGCGACCGGCTCGCGGTCTCCCGCCGACCGAGTACGAGACCGTTCTCGGGTCACGAGCCGCAACCACCCTCGAGCGGGACGACCCGATCACGGAGTCCGCCGTCGACTCACCGGAATCAGAGTAA
- a CDS encoding cytidylyltransferase domain-containing protein encodes MAPRTLGVIPARGGSQRVPDKNVRNVGGKPLIAYTIEQATESTEIDEAVVTTESDEIKRVAEEYGGTVIDRPPEFATDTAPVSDAITHAVESYGGEFDILCMLQVTSPLRSTADIDGAIRRFAKSDAESLVSTTQYTQEPQLALTEDDDGRLRERYEPSVLFTDEYVRGQDLEDLQFPNGAMFVVDTDVWLEREAFYTGDTIGYEMPPKRSLQIDEPWELDVVDAILHHQS; translated from the coding sequence GGTCCCAGCGGGTTCCGGACAAGAACGTCCGCAACGTCGGGGGGAAACCCCTCATCGCGTACACGATCGAGCAGGCCACGGAGAGTACAGAGATCGACGAAGCGGTCGTGACCACCGAGAGCGACGAGATCAAGCGGGTGGCCGAGGAGTACGGCGGAACGGTGATCGATCGTCCTCCGGAGTTCGCGACGGATACCGCCCCCGTTTCAGACGCTATCACCCACGCCGTAGAGTCCTACGGCGGCGAATTCGATATTCTCTGCATGCTGCAGGTCACGTCGCCGCTCAGGTCGACGGCAGACATCGACGGCGCGATACGTCGGTTCGCGAAGAGCGACGCCGAGTCGCTCGTCTCGACGACTCAGTACACGCAGGAGCCGCAGCTCGCGCTCACGGAGGACGACGACGGGCGACTGCGAGAGCGATACGAGCCCTCGGTCCTGTTCACAGACGAGTACGTCCGCGGACAGGATCTCGAGGATCTGCAGTTCCCGAACGGCGCGATGTTCGTCGTCGACACGGACGTCTGGCTCGAACGGGAGGCGTTCTACACCGGCGACACGATCGGATATGAGATGCCGCCGAAGCGGTCGCTGCAGATAGACGAACCGTGGGAACTCGACGTCGTCGATGCGATACTACACCACCAGAGTTGA